One part of the Anopheles merus strain MAF chromosome 3L, AmerM5.1, whole genome shotgun sequence genome encodes these proteins:
- the LOC121599913 gene encoding ornithine decarboxylase 1-like, translating to MSSKELSVCSSTTNIISLPELTLLADEASIGDVIQDVVRMGPQEEPLHVLDLDDVVRKHYGWCAQMPRVKPYYAVKCNDDPRILQTLMTLGTGFDCASKGEMERMLGYGVKPESIIFAQPAKSIPSLLYARSKQVSVMTFDGAVELEKIHQYYPEARLVLRMRHDSLKVRCSLGKKFGCDPIAEAPELLRYAATLRMNVIGISFHVGSDCNEHEVYYEAVKIAKGLFEYAKTIGYEFSLLDIGGGFPGDNDKPIDRYAQAVNVAIDQFFPAESDIRIIAEPGRYYVSSAVTLVSFVDSKRVMKEKQPDGTEKTRMYYYLNDGIFGTFYCTALEGQQVVPIVRSKLTKQYDTTLWGPTCHVVDKIAAARLPELDVGDSVVFENVGAYGIVLANQFNGFPLPKVRAYLREGTWRVLQDLGMSSSKIMPITEFCKNDQRSTM from the exons ATGAGTTCCAAAGAGTTATCTGTGTGTTCCAGTACTACTAATATCATCTCATTACCCGAATTGACGCTCCTCGCCGATGAAGCGTCCATCGGCGACGTGATCCAAGATGTGGTGCGCATGGGCCCGCAAGAGGAGCCGCTCCACGTGCTCGATCTGGACGATGTGGTGCGCAAGCACTACGGCTGGTGCGCCCAGATGCCGCGCGTGAAGCCGTACTACGCGGTGAAGTGCAACGACGATCCGCGCATCCTGCAGACGCTGATGACGCTCGGGACGGGCTTTGACTGTGCGTCGAAGGGCGAGATGGAGCGCATGCTCGGGTACGGGGTGAAGCCGGAGAGCATCATCTTTGCGCAGCCGGCCAAATCGATCCCGTCGCTGCTGTACGCCCGCTCGAAGCAGGTGTCGGTGATGACGTTCGACGGTGCGGTGGAGCTGGAGAAGATTCATCAGTACTATCCGGAGGCGCGGCTGGTGCTGCGCATGCGCCACGACTCGCTGAAGGTACGGTGCTCGCTGGGCAAGAAGTTCGGGTGTGATCCGATCGCGGAAGCGCCCGAGCTGCTGCGCTATGCCGCCACCCTGCGGATGAACGTGATCGGAATAAGCTTCCACGTCGGGTCGGACTGTAACGAGCACGAGGTGTACTATGAGGCGGTGAAGATAGCGAAGGGTTTGTTCGAGTACGCCAAGACGATTGGGTACGAGTTTAGTCTGCTGGACATTGGGGGCGGCTTTCCGGGCGATAATGATAAGCCGATCGATCGGTACGCGCAAGCCGTGAACGTGGCAATCGATCAATTCTTCCCCGCGGAGTCGGACATTCGCATCATTGCCGAGCCGGGCCGGTACTATGTGTCGTCGGCGGTGACGCTGGTTTCGTTCGTGGACTCGAAGCGCGTGATGAAGGAGAAGCAGCCGGATGGTACGGAGAAAACGCGCATGTATTACTATCTGAACGATGGCATCTTCGGGACGTTCTACTGTACGGCTTTGGAAGGTCAGCAAGTTGTTCCGATCGTAAGGAGCAAGCTCACCAAACAGTATGACACAACGCTGTGGGGCCCAACGTGTCATGTGGTGGATAAAATTGCTGCAGCTAGGCTGCCCGAGCTGGACGTGGGCGATAGTGTGGTGTTTGAAAATGTGGGAGCATACGGGATAGTTCTAGCGAATCAATTCAACGGGTTCCCATTGCCTAAAGTTAGGGCGTATCTTCGCGAAGGAACGTG GAGAGTACTACAAGATCTTGGAATGAGCTCCAGCAAGATCATGCCAATCActgaattttgcaaaaatgatCAACGATCTACAATGTAA
- the LOC121600108 gene encoding eukaryotic translation initiation factor 2D gives MFIKPFKIKSNILVTGSEKKRLRQRVMAQFNRPDEETGTAPSPLAELFGNRAKVCTVKLITYHEEPVTVYTSDKRPIFFELNGKLLPTVYTLWSCPDLVPAFTTHATVLPKLANGADLMIPGVVKKGTNLASWGRHQKDDVVAVNLTSNRAAVGVGLLAHSSSDLYMCGGHGVCVRMMHVFGDKLWGMEPSVCQQVPLHGSVVSVPTESDFPPLGSEKPKPVEEAVKQVTKALENAALTAQEEESTSDGDASDDEPQEPAEAEKPPNPDDLIKGALLNALKLHGKKIALPLLTSTFYPQYVQPEIPDGIEMKKSSYKKVGTFFKRMAEEGLLEIKEEKKGIEKVTALNLEHPAVLSFYPYKAQKASADGQDAPGGTASSGASNPLLLTQMTAMYAVSERTAKLFGCFNVALGKTLDQTQVRNYMRDYVGRNKLINPSTKLVTLDDTLREICGCSPVQEEPEVLVGLADLTETVLNCMTSTFEMRSQKGAVTKGGKRAIIHLTTATRSGNKKVTLISNLADYGINVNDFAKAVKLGAAASTTMTEVPGSKGEQLMVQGNHIKFVFELLTTTYQVPKACITGLEFAKEQKKKKKK, from the exons ATGTTCATCAAACCGTTCAAGATCAAGTCCAACATTCTGGTGACCGGGTCGGAGAAGAAGCGGTTGCGGCAGCGCGTGATGGCACAGTTTAACCGGCCGGACGAGGAAACGGGCACCGCACCGTCGCCACTGGCCGAGCTGTTCGGCAATCGGGCGAAGGTGTGCACGGTCAAACTCATCACCTACCACGAGGAACCGGTCACGGTGTACACCAGCGATAAGCGGCCCATCTTTTTCGAGCTCAACGGGAAGCTGCTGCCAACCGTGTACACGCTGTGGAGCTGCCCGGATCTGGTGCCGGCCTTCACTACCCACGCCACCGTGCTGCCAAAGCTGGCCAACGGGGCCGACCTGATGATTCCGGGCGTGGTGAAGAAGGGCACAAACCTGGCGTCGTGGGGACGGCACCAGAAGGACGATGTGGTAGCGGTAAACTTGACCTCGAACCGGGCCGCCGTTGGAGTCGGGCTGCTGGCACACTCGAGCAGCGATCTGTACATGTGCGGCGGGcatggtgtgtgcgtgcgcatGATGCACGTGTTCGGTGATAAGCTGTGGGGCATGGAACCGTCCGTCTGTCAGCAGGTGCCACTGCACGGGTCGGTCGTGTCCGTGCCGACGGAGTCAGATTTTCCGCCGCTCGGCAGCGAGAAGCCCAAACCGGTGGAGGAAGCAGTGAAGCAG GTCACAAAAGCGCTGGAAAATGCTGCCCTTACTGCCCAGGAAGAGGAGTCGACCAGTGACGGAGATGCTTCAGACGACGAACCACAGGAGCCGGCAGAGGCGGAAAAGCCCCCCAATCCCGACGATCTGATCAAGGGAGCGCTGCTGAATGCTCTCAAGCTGCACGGGAAGAAAATTGCGCTTCCCCTACTCACCAGCACCTTCTACCCGCAGTACGTGCAGCCGGAAATTCCAGACGGGATCGAAATGAAGAAAAGCTCCTACAAGAAGGTGGGCACCTTCTTCAAGCGAATGGCCGAGGAGGGTCTGCTCGAGATaaaggaggagaagaagggCATCGAAAAGGTGACCGCCCTCAACTTGGAACACCCGGCCGTGCTGTCGTTCTATCCGTACAAGGCGCAGAAAGCATCCGCCGATGGGCAGGATGCGCCGGGCGGAACGGCCTCTTCCGGTGCTTCCAACCCGCTGCTCCTCACGCAGATGACGGCCATGTACGCGGTAAGCGAGCGAACGGCAAAGCTGTTCGGCTGCTTCAATGTAGCGCTCGGCAAGACGCTGGACCAGACGCAGGTGCGCAACTACATGCGCGATTACGTCGGGCGCAACAAGCTGATCAATCCGTCCACCAAGCTGGTCACGCTGGACGACACGCTGCGGGAAATTTGCGGCTGCTCCCCGGTGCAGGAGGAGCCGGAGGTGCTGGTGGGGCTGGCCGACCTGACCGAAACGGTGCTGAACTGCATGACCAGCACGTTCGAGATGCGCAGCCAGAAGGGGGCGGTCACGAAGGGCGGCAAGCGGGCGATCATACACCTGACGACGGCGACGCGCAGCGGCAACAAGAAGGTGACGCTGATCAGCAACCTGGCGGACTACGGCATCAATGTGAACGATTTCGCGAAGGCGGTGAAGCTGGGCGCCGCGGCCAGCACGACCATGACGGAGGTGCCCGGCTCGAAGGGCGAGCAGCTGATGGTGCAGGGCAACCATATAAAGTTTGTGTTCGAGCTGCTCACCACCACGTACCAGGTGCCGAAGGCGTGCATCACCGGGCTGGAGTTTGCCAAGgagcagaaaaagaagaagaaaaagtaa
- the LOC121599915 gene encoding ornithine decarboxylase-like, translating into MDPGYILIDEHSSVDELIRLIAKRVTTVGEPLNVLNLDDIVAKHRNWQAKLPTVAPFYAVKCNSHPTILRLLAALGCGFDCASRAELDSVLGLGVTPDRIVYAHPNKSIGSIVHAKKLGVKRMTFDGSDELEKLARHYPEAELILRVRHDAAAAQLSLGRKFGCDQVRDARPLLERARELGLSVIGVSFHVGSGSMDAECFYGGIRKAIEIFRVGSTLGMKMELLDVGGGYPGANGALFDRCAYYINKALKELVPSSVTVIAEPGKYYVESAVTALVNVVSKSYEKDVNGAVVRVRYYVDDGLYDTFDWCDDQGSGPLLQEDKRGVPCVRSVIYGRTMCEHDVIREEISLPEHEIGDCLVFPNRGAYAKLLGRGHNGFRPTGTKVCLTRATLNYMCAEAVKAVRG; encoded by the coding sequence ATGGATCCCGGCTACATACTGATCGACGAGCACAGCTCGGTGGACGAGCTGATCCGGCTGATTGCGAAGCGTGTGACGACCGTCGGCGAGCCGCTGAACGTGCTCAACCTGGACGACATCGTAGCGAAGCACCGGAACTGGCAGGCGAAGCTGCCCACCGTCGCCCCGTTCTACGCGGTCAAGTGCAACAGCCATCCGACGATTCTGCGCCTACTGGCGGCCCTCGGCTGCGGGTTCGACTGTGCGTCCCGGGCCGAGCTGGACAGTGTGCTGGGGCTGGGCGTAACGCCCGATCGGATCGTGTACGCTCATCCGAACAAATCGATCGGCTCGATTGTGCACGCGAAAAAGCTCGGCGTCAAGCGCATGACGTTCGATGGTTCGGATGAGCTGGAAAAGCTGGCCCGCCACTATCCGGAGGCAGAGCTTATCCTGCGCGTGCGGCACGATGCAGCGGCAGCGCAGCTATCCCTGGGGCGCAAGTTTGGCTGTGATCAGGTGCGCGATGCACGCCCGCTGCTGGAGCGTGCCCGGGAGCTCGGGCTGAGTGTGATCGGTGTCAGCTTCCACGTCGGTTCGGGCAGTATGGATGCGGAGTGCTTTTACGGTGGGATAAGGAAGGCGATCGAGATCTTCCGCGTGGGCAGCACGCTCGGGATGAAGATGGAGCTGCTGGATGTGGGCGGCGGCTATCCCGGGGCCAATGGTGCGCTGTTCGATCGGTGCGCGTACTACATCAATAAAGCGCTGAAGGAGTTGGTGCCCTCCTCGGTGACGGTTATAGCCGAACCGGGGAAGTATTACGTCGAGTCGGCAGTGACGGCACTGGTCAATGTGGTATCGAAGTCGTACGAAAAGGATGTGAATGGAGCCGTGGTACGCGTGCGCTACTACGTGGACGACGGGCTGTACGATACATTCGATTGGTGCGACGATCAGGGCAGTGGTCCGTTGCTGCAGGAGGACAAACGGGGTGTGCCGTGCGTACGGTCGGTGATCTACGGCCGCACCATGTGCGAGCATGATGTAATACGGGAGGAAATTTCCCTGCCCGAGCATGAGATCGGCGATTGTCTAGTGTTTCCCAACCGGGGCGCGTACGCGAAGCTGCTGGGCCGGGGGCACAATGGCTTTCGGCCAACCGGCACGAAGGTGTGCCTAACACGTGCGACGCTCAATTACATGTGCGCGGAGGCGGTCAAAGCAGTGCGTGGATGA
- the LOC121598890 gene encoding 60S ribosomal protein L39, giving the protein MASHKTFRIKQKLAKKLKQNRPIPQWIRMRTGNTIRYNAKRRHWRRTKLKL; this is encoded by the exons ATG GCGTCCCACAAAACGTTCCGCATCAAGCAAAAGCTTGCCAAGAAGCTGAAGCAAAACCGACCCATTCCGCAATGGATCCGTATGCGCACGGGTAACACCATCCG GTACAACGCCAAGCGCCGTCACTGGAGACGTACCAAGCTGAAGCTGTAA
- the LOC121598819 gene encoding rRNA-processing protein FYV7-like, with amino-acid sequence MKTDNKSHSHRPKGGGQRNRGIAGQGKRKDKFFLDVPKSENKPYQQQRNQKDGGGGSGNGRPSGKRGPGVQKTVAFKPKQQGHRQGGDGQKPSYNKNNPNSKHTKYSKPPGGRPPGHKGKSDGRKGGGAPQPFSEPPHFEGKPEKVNYCLAPDRLEAQARAIKQIERQEREAEFERRKQDRQLKHKKMTQKTRKGQPVMQGRLEMLFEKVKKVVGVQ; translated from the coding sequence ATGAAGACGGACAATAAATCCCACTCACACCGTCCGAAAGGTGGTGGCCAACGGAACCGAGGCATTGCCGGCCAAGGCAAACGGAAGGACAAATTCTTTCTCGATGTTCCAAAGTCGGAAAACAAACCGTACCAACAGCAGCGGAATCAAAaggatggtggtggcggcagTGGCAATGGACGACCATCTGGAAAGCGTGGTCCGGGCGTGCAGAAAACGGTAGCGTTCAAGCCCAAGCAGCAGGGACACCGGCAAGGAGGCGACGGCCAAAAGCCATcgtacaacaaaaacaaccccaaCAGCAAACACACCAAATACAGCAAACCACCGGGAGGCCGACCACCGGGCCACAAAGGCAAATCGGACGGAAGGAAAGGTGGTGGTGCACCGCAACCATTCAGCGAACCGCCGCACTTTGAAGGCAAACCGGAGAAGGTGAACTACTGTCTGGCGCCGGACCGGCTGGAGGCACAAGCGCGGGCAATTAAGCAGATCGAGCGGCAGGAGCGGGAGGCGGAGTTCGAGCGGAGAAAGCAGGACCGGCAGCTGAAGCACAAAAAGATGACGCAGAAGACGCGCAAGGGCCAGCCGGTGATGCAGGGCCGGCTGGAGATGCTGTTCGAGAAGGTGAAGAAGGTGGTCGGCGTGCAGTAG
- the LOC121598818 gene encoding ornithine decarboxylase 1-like, which translates to MKFLENESDKIEIVDGEVEVPAIIDQLAQQLPTDNPFYVMDIGDIVRKHQQWIEKMPRVVPHYAVKCNDTDLVCATLAALGASFDCASKGEIAKILSLGVAPERIIFANPMKPASHVRYAASNAVKTMTYDSDTELHKIKQYCPDAKLVIRIRCEAEKAQCPLGKKFGCDPVEEAPRLIKIARSLGLEVIGVSFHVGSGCADFPIYYKAISYARDLFDYAAQLGYSFSLLDIGGGFPGDTGTSIDEVAMIVNAALDTFFPDKAVRVISEPGRYYVSSAFTLVTNVQSKRVCLNARTGTIDRMMYYLNDGVYASFNSILYDHQVPRPKLIGGQAGKQYKSTLWGPTCDALDQLIETIALPELQIDDWVVFENMGAYTIPVASPFNGFELPKVYCYISRKHWEMLETLFPLQNECSLIAASRLPASYEPVACA; encoded by the exons ATGAAGTTCCTCGAGAATGAGTCGGACAAGATCGAGATCGTCGACGGTGAGGTGGAGGTACCGGCCATCATCGACCAGCTGGCGCAGCAGCTGCCGACCGACAATCCGTTCTACGTGATGGACATCGGCGACATCGTGCGCAAGCACCAGCAGTGGATCGAAAAGATGCCGCGCGTCGTGCCGCACTACGCGGTCAAGTGCAACGACACCGATCTGGTGTGCGCGACGCTGGCCGCCCTCGGCGCGTCGTTCGACTGTGCGTCCAAGGGCGAGATAGCGAAGATTCTTTCGCTTGGCGTCGCCCCGGAACGCATCATCTTCGCGAACCCGATGAAGCCGGCCTCGCATGTGCGGTACGCGGCGAGCAACGCGGTCAAAACGATGACCTACGATAGCGATACCGAGCTGCACAAGATCAAGCAGTACTGTCCGGATGCAAA ACTCGTCATCCGCATCCGGTGCGAGGCGGAAAAGGCCCAGTGCCCGCTCGGCAAGAAGTTCGGCTGCGATCCGGTGGAGGAAGCGCCCCGTCTCATCAAGATTGCCCGCAGCCTCGGGCTGGAGGTGATCGGCGTCAGCTTCCACGTCGGGTCCGGGTGTGCCGATTTCCCGATCTACTACAAAGCGATCTCGTACGCGCGCGACCTGTTCGATTACGCAGCGCAGCTCGGGTACAGCTTCAGCCTGCTCGACATTGGCGGCGGTTTCCCGGGCGATACGGGCACCTCGATCGACGAGGTGGCAATGATCGTGAACGCGGCGCTCGATACGTTCTTCCCGGACAAGGCGGTGCGCGTCATCTCCGAGCCGGGCCGGTACTACGTATCATCCGCTTTTACGCTCGTCACCAACGTGCAGTCGAAGCGCGTCTGTCTGAACGCGCGCACCGGCACGATCGACCGGATGATGTACTACCTGAACGATGGGGTGTACGCGTCGTTCAACAGCATCCTGTACGACCACCAGGTGCCGCGACCGAAGCTGATCGGTGGCCAGGCGGGCAAGCAGTACAAGAGTACGCTCTGGGGGCCGACGTGCGACGCGCTCGATCAGCTGATCGAAACGATCGCGCTGCCCGAGCTGCAGATCGACGATTGGGTCGTGTTTGAGAACATGGGCGCTTACACCATTCCCGTCGCCAGCCCGTTCAATGGGTTCGAGCTGCCGAAAGTCTACTGCTACATTAGCCGAAAGCACTG GGAAATGCTGGAGACGCTGTTCCCGCTGCAGAACGAATGCTCGCTGATCGCGGCCAGCCGACTGCCGGCCAGCTACGAACCCGTCGCCTGCGCTTGA
- the LOC121598817 gene encoding ornithine decarboxylase 1-like, which produces MSVLECPSDLTLISDDMSIGDVIQDVVRMGPHEEPLHVLDLDDVVRKHYGWCAQMPRVKPYYAVKCNDDPRILQTLMTLGTGFDCASKGEMERMLGYGVKPESIIFAQPAKSIPSLLYARSKQVSVMTFDGAVELEKIHQYYPEARLVLRMRHDSLKVRCSLGKKFGCDPIAEAPELLRYAATLRMNVIGISFHVGSDCDEHEVYYEAVKIAKGLFEYAKTIGYEFSLLDIGGGFPGDNDKPIDRYAQAVNVAIDQFFPAESDIRIIAEPGRYYVSSAVTLVSFVDSKRVMKEKQPDGTEKTRMYYYLNDGIFGTFYCTAHEAQPAIPIVERKTGAKDFPTSVWGPTCDVMDLILPDVMLPELDVGDSVVFENCGAYGQVLACRFNGFPLPKVIAYLREGTWKILQELTAASLAISARSLDSSDGKVLVTHESSYTPIVEAPYMV; this is translated from the exons ATGAGTGTGCTAGAGTGCCCGTCCGATCTGACGCTCATCAGCGATGACATGTCCATCGGCGACGTGATCCAGGATGTGGTGCGCATGGGCCCGCACGAGGAGCCGCTCCACGTGCTCGATCTGGACGATGTGGTGCGCAAGCACTACGGCTGGTGCGCCCAGATGCCGCGCGTGAAGCCGTACTACGCGGTGAAGTGCAACGACGATCCGCGCATCCTGCAGACGCTGATGACGCTCGGGACGGGCTTTGACTGTGCGTCGAAGGGCGAGATGGAGCGCATGCTCGGATACGGGGTGAAGCCGGAGAGCATCATCTTTGCGCAGCCGGCCAAATCGATCCCGTCGCTGCTGTACGCCCGCTCCAAGCAGGTGTCGGTGATGACGTTCGACGGTGCGGTAGAGCTGGAGAAGATTCATCAGTACTATCCGGAGGCGCGGCTGGTGCTGCGCATGCGCCACGACTCACTGAAGGTACGGTGCTCGCTGGGCAAGAAGTTCGGGTGTGATCCGATCGCGGAAGCGCCGGAGCTGCTGCGCTATGCCGCCACCCTGCGGATGAATGTGATCGGGATAAGCTTCCACGTCGGGTCGGACTGTGACGAGCACGAGGTGTACTATGAGGCGGTGAAGATAGCGAAGGGTTTGTTCGAGTACGCCAAGACGATTGGGTACGAGTTTAGTCTGCTGGACATTGGGGGTGGCTTTCCGGGCGATAATGATAAACCGATCGATCGGTACGCGCAAGCGGTGAACGTGGCAATCGATCAATTCTTCCCCGCGGAGTCGGACATTCGCATCATTGCCGAGCCGGGCCGGTACTATGTATCGTCGGCGGTGACGCTGGTATCGTTCGTGGACTCGAAGCGCGTGATGAAGGAAAAGCAGCCGGATGGTACGGAGAAAACGCGAATGTATTACTATCTGAACGATGGCATCTTCGGGACGTTCTACTGCACGGCCCACGAGGCACAGCCAGCGATACCGATCGTGGAGCGCAAGACCGGTGCGAAAGACTTCCCTACGTCGGTTTGGGGCCCAACGTGCGACGTGATGGATCTGATCCTGCCCGACGTGATGCTGCCCGAGCTGGACGTGGGCGACAGTGTGGTGTTTGAAAACTGTGGCGCGTACGGGCAGGTGCTCGCCTGCCGCTTCAACGGATTTCCCCTGCCCAAGGTTATTGCCTACCTGCGCGAAGGTACCTG GAAAATACTGCAAGAGTTGACCGCAGCTTCCTTAGCTATCTCGGCCCGCTCCCTCGATAGCTCGGACGGCAAGGTGCTGGTCACGCACGAGAGCAGCTACACTCCCATCGTTGAGGCACCGTACATGGTTTGA
- the LOC121598887 gene encoding uncharacterized protein LOC121598887, with protein MLKLFRAPSRLGIVARGPLSVGRRTFLSDAYQCREAWNARLATPLLEKINLDTLYYDLEQRFQQRNKISAIDIDIYANKLVDESHVEELADLLYKFRLTEETSSTLDSTHHALVRNYLDHRCYGQLIEVLNNRIGYGVFLDEYSANLTLDQLLKGKEFRYAARVATLLALQEDFSNPITKALALYSCYRYAKAPDAEHFDDLAPADQGAGEAAEGQKKKKKEEIKVRVKFLRNEYFDDHFDLTDSQLLLGKTFVELGRAFGGAGSVIGTSCELLGLTMYRKYEQACEFVKQNAGKELNEEALQMIRSTLEKEPNKEDEQLVAFTEAVDKLEASMKIGKDSFEKLILEQVKQSVGEHEKQQIEAQAKLYTEWCNLRQQRVDEELERMQRAKRLQEIEQLAVEMEKEEQKLWFFENEDKIDLQIDSKRVFYPKRWFGKKKKPRTVDVDYVPPEVRQRN; from the exons ATGTTGAAACTGTTCCGTGCGCCTAGCCGGCTCGGGATCGTTGCCCGAGGGCCGCTTTCCGTCGGCCGGCGCACCTTCCTGTCGGACGCGTACCAGTGCCGGGAGGCGTGGAATGCCCGGCTTGCCACACCGCTGCTCGAGAAGATCAACCTGGACACGCTGTACTACGATCTGGAGCAGCGGTTCCAGCAGCGGAACAAAATCTCCGCCATCGATATCGACATCTACGCGAACAAGCTGGTGGACGAGTCGCACGTCGAGGAGTTGGCCGATCTGCTGTACAAGTTCCGGCTGACGGAGGAAACGTCCAGCACGCTCGACTCGACGCACCATGCGCTGGTGCGCAACTATCTCGACCACCGGTGCTACGGCCAGCTGATCGAGGTGCTGAACAATCGCATCGGGTACGGTGTGTTTTTGGACGAGTACAGTGCCAACCTGACGCTGGACCAGCTGCTCAAGGGGAAGGAGTTTCGGTATGCGGCTCGAGTCGCCACACTGCTAGCGCTGCAGGAAGATTTTTCCAACCCGATTACCAAAGCGCTCGCGCTGTACAGTTGCTACCGGTACGCGAAGGCGCCCGATGCGGAGCATTTCGACGATTTGGCCCCGGCCGACCAGGGAGCTGGGGAGGCGGCTGAGggacagaagaagaaaaagaaggaagagaTCAAGGTGCGAGTAAAGTTCCTGCGCAACGAGTACTTCGACGACCATTTCGATCTGACCGACAgtcagctgctgctgggaaaGACGTTCGTGGAGCTAGGGCGGGCGTTCGGTGGCGCTGGCAGTGTGATTGGCACGAGCTGCGAGCTGCTCGGGCTGACGATGTACAGAAAGTACGAGCAGGCGTGTGAGTTTGTGAAGCAAAACGCGGGGAAGGAGTTGAACGAGGAAGCGCTGCAAATGATCCGCAGCACGCTGGAGAAGGAGCCAAACAAGGAGGATGAACAGTTGGTGGCATTTACGGAGGCGGTTGATAAACTGGAGGCGAGCATGAAGATCGGCAAGGACAGCTTCGAAAAGCTAATCCTCGAGCAGGTGAAGCAGAGTGTGGGAGAGCATGAAAAGCAGCAAATCGAGGCACAGGCGAAG CTCTACACGGAGTGGTGCAATCTGCGGCAGCAGCGGGTCGACGAGGAGCTGGAGCGGATGCAGCGAGCCAAGCGACTGCAGGAGATCGAACAGCTTGCGGTGGAGATGGAGAAGGAGGAGCAGAAGCTGTGGTTCTTCGAGAACGAGGACAAGATCGACCTGCAGATCGACAGCAAGCGGGTGTTCTATCCGAAGCGGTGGTtcggcaagaagaagaagccccGCACGGTCGATGTGGATTACGTGCCGCCGGAAGTTCGACAGAGGAATTAA
- the LOC121599914 gene encoding ornithine decarboxylase 2-like yields the protein MESSPEPLSVFATTRALLLKRFVAQGHTETSLNILDLDEIVHSHHRAMAHFGSFATPYYPPGVNNHPAVLALLSKLGLGFSCASIAEMGAVLGTGVPPQRIILAHPAKSPDTILYAKQQDIQRIVCDSVQEITKVQRLYPTAKIILRLRMCTTQKFGCCPDNDVEEILHYIKSTQTVTIEGIHIALPQTPSAPSLLGETLQKAIHIAQDVLNLAHALGFPDIPELILSGMDSVPPAELQQIPTAFYHDPNLRIIIETDRQLVESAVTLLTSVQSKRVIRLAGTDGPVQEIMYFINDGRYGSFEWWNAVDKRPAVIRSDGTVLHAGLTYPSSLWGQSCDSADIICERIELPELEIGDYLVFSGMGAYGVTLASRFNGFPIPETVVCAGLNTTRALIESTGTRWLS from the coding sequence ATGGAGTCGTCCCCGGAACCGCTCAGTGTGTTTGCCACCACGAGGGCACTGCTGTTGAAACGTTTCGTCGCCCAAGGGCACACCGAAACGTCGCTCAACATCCTCGATCTGGACGAGATCGTACACAGCCACCACCGAGCCATGGCACACTTTGGATCGTTTGCGACCCCTTACTACCCGCCCGGCGTTAACAATCATCCCGCCGTGTTGGCCCTGCTCAGCAAACTCGGTCTCGGGTTTAGCTGCGCCTCGATCGCGGAAATGGGTGCCGTGCTGGGTACTGGCGTACCGCCGCAGCGCATCATTCTTGCACATCCGGCAAAATCACCCGACACGATACTGTACGCCAAGCAGCAAGACATCCAGCGCAtcgtgtgcgacagtgtgcagGAGATCACGAAGGTCCAGCGACTCTACCCGACGGCGAAGATCATTCTACGCCTGCGGATGTGTACCACGCAAAAGTTTGGCTGCTGTCCAGACAATGACGTGGAGGAGATCTTGCACTACATCAAGTCGACCCAAACGGTCACCATCGAGGGTATTCATATTGCTTTGCCACAGACACCCAGTGCACCCTCCCTGCTGGgtgaaacattgcaaaaagcTATCCACATCGCTCAGGATGTGCTTAATCTAGCGCACGCTCTTGGTTTCCCAGACATACCGGAGCTTATACTCTCCGGTATGGACAGCGTGCCACCGGCAGAGCTGCAGCAGATACCTACCGCCTTTTACCACGACCCTAACTTGCGCATCATCATCGAAACTGACCGGCAGCTGGTCGAGTCAGCCGTAACGCTGCTCACTTCCGTTCAGTCGAAAAGAGTCATCCGACTAGCAGGAACAGACGGCCCGGTGCAGGAGATAATGTACTTCATCAATGACGGACGGTACGGGTCGTTCGAGTGGTGGAATGCGGTTGATAAGCGCCCAGCGGTAATCCGGTCGGACGGAACAGTGCTGCACGCGGGCCTGACGTACCCTTCCTCACTGTGGGGACAGTCGTGCGATTCGGCTGACATTATCTGCGAACGGATCGAGCTGCCGGAGCTGGAGATCGGTGACTATCTGGTGTTTTCGGGGATGGGAGCGTACGGGGTAACGCTTGCGTCGCGTTTCAATGGGTTTCCCATCCCGGAAACGGTCGTCTGTGCGGGGCTGAACACGACGAGGGCGCTTATCGAGAGCACCGGTACTCGGTGGTTAAGCTAG